The proteins below are encoded in one region of Alphaproteobacteria bacterium 33-17:
- a CDS encoding GNAT family N-acetyltransferase, whose amino-acid sequence MIIIQTDRLILRKWKDEDIKPFALMNQDPKVIEFLRGSMNEEEAKKFLEVHNNAINSRGYSLFAAELKETNELIGFIGLSQPIFKATFTPCVEIAWRLGSQFWGKGYASEGAKACLEFGFNQLNLKEIVAFTVPDNINSRKVMERIGMVYDAAADFNHPLLPIDHKLSKHVLYRIKL is encoded by the coding sequence ATGATTATTATACAAACTGATCGCCTGATTCTTAGAAAATGGAAAGATGAAGATATAAAACCATTTGCGCTAATGAATCAAGATCCAAAGGTAATTGAATTCCTTCGTGGTTCTATGAATGAAGAAGAAGCTAAGAAATTTCTAGAAGTTCATAACAATGCAATTAATTCACGTGGTTACTCTTTATTTGCCGCAGAATTAAAAGAAACTAATGAGCTAATAGGTTTTATTGGATTATCTCAGCCCATTTTTAAAGCTACCTTTACTCCGTGCGTGGAAATCGCATGGCGATTAGGCTCACAATTTTGGGGCAAAGGTTATGCTTCAGAAGGCGCAAAAGCGTGTTTAGAATTTGGATTCAATCAGCTAAATTTAAAAGAAATTGTAGCCTTTACAGTACCAGATAATATAAATTCAAGGAAAGTTATGGAAAGGATTGGCATGGTTTATGATGCAGCTGCAGATTTTAACCACCCGCTCCTTCCTATTGACCATAAATTATCAAAGCATGTGCTTTATAGAATTAAACTATAG
- a CDS encoding ribosomal subunit interface protein, protein MHINISGQHIDLGDSLRTHVEERLQKSVHKFFEKAVSSEVHFVKHNHNFHCNILVNEGTKQHLVIKGESESDDAYTAFDQALIKIEKQLRKYKDKIKNHHKKSLTDLDSTEIRKLGGTKYTIERPQEETEHPLVIAEKATIIQHLTVAEAVMLMDLADLPAMVFINKANDRINFIYHRKDGNISWVDPENH, encoded by the coding sequence ATGCATATTAATATTTCAGGACAACACATAGACTTAGGTGACTCATTAAGGACGCATGTTGAGGAAAGACTTCAAAAAAGCGTTCATAAATTTTTCGAAAAAGCTGTAAGTAGCGAAGTACACTTTGTGAAACACAATCATAATTTTCATTGCAATATATTAGTTAATGAAGGTACAAAACAGCATTTAGTAATCAAAGGCGAAAGCGAGTCAGATGATGCCTATACCGCTTTTGATCAAGCTTTAATTAAAATTGAAAAACAATTACGTAAATATAAAGATAAAATCAAAAATCATCATAAAAAATCTCTTACAGATTTAGATAGTACTGAAATTAGAAAATTAGGCGGTACAAAATATACTATCGAGAGACCTCAGGAAGAAACCGAACACCCATTGGTAATAGCTGAAAAAGCAACAATCATACAGCATTTAACAGTTGCTGAAGCAGTGATGCTTATGGATCTTGCAGACCTTCCAGCTATGGTATTTATAAATAAAGCAAATGACCGCATTAATTTTATTTATCACCGCAAAGATGGTAACATATCCTGGGTAGATCCCGAAAATCATTAA
- a CDS encoding ribosome biogenesis GTPase Der, producing MSKMKVALIGRPNVGKSTLFNRLCGKKLAIVEDTPGVTRDWKQGNGNIGPMEFVVFDTAGLDDSEKNSLAARMTKMSEYAIDQADVCLFMVDAASGVLAEDEHFTRWLHRKNKPVILVINKAENKKARENIPDFYRLGFNEMVVISGAHGEGMIDLYEALDPYHQKAEQREEQVEKEEVIKIAIVGRPNAGKSTYINSLTNSDRLLTGPEPGITRDSISIDWEYKGNKIKLYDTAGVRKKAVISLDLEKMAVSDSMRAIDFAHAVVLLMDVENALESQDIEIAEKVIREGRCLVLAFNKCDDKKAQEKVKRAMRDKLNYNARFLEFAPMAFLSAQNRISIFSPIEEALKVYKEWNQELNKRTLNEWLEFVTQEHPLPLAKSGRRVKIKYIRQINTRPPIFLLFTNHPEDIKEDYQRYMVKSLRECFNLPHTPIRFMFRKTDNPYASDK from the coding sequence ATGTCTAAGATGAAAGTTGCCCTTATAGGGCGTCCTAACGTTGGTAAATCAACGTTATTCAATAGGTTATGCGGCAAAAAATTAGCTATTGTTGAAGATACTCCGGGTGTAACCCGTGACTGGAAACAAGGCAATGGTAACATTGGCCCTATGGAATTTGTAGTATTTGATACTGCAGGTCTTGATGATAGTGAGAAAAACTCGCTTGCCGCTCGTATGACAAAAATGTCGGAATATGCCATAGACCAAGCTGACGTATGCCTGTTTATGGTTGATGCTGCAAGCGGAGTTTTAGCAGAAGATGAGCATTTTACTCGCTGGTTACATAGAAAAAACAAACCTGTAATACTTGTTATAAACAAAGCCGAAAATAAAAAAGCCAGAGAAAACATACCTGATTTCTATAGATTAGGCTTTAATGAAATGGTTGTAATTTCAGGTGCGCACGGTGAAGGCATGATTGACCTTTACGAAGCGCTGGATCCTTACCATCAGAAAGCTGAGCAACGTGAAGAACAAGTTGAAAAAGAAGAAGTCATTAAAATAGCTATTGTTGGAAGACCTAATGCAGGGAAATCTACTTATATTAACAGCTTAACAAATTCAGACAGATTACTTACAGGACCAGAACCAGGAATTACCCGTGATTCAATCAGTATTGACTGGGAATATAAGGGTAATAAGATTAAACTTTACGATACAGCAGGTGTTCGCAAGAAGGCAGTTATTAGCCTTGATCTTGAGAAAATGGCTGTAAGTGACAGTATGAGGGCAATTGACTTTGCTCATGCTGTAGTTCTGCTTATGGACGTTGAGAATGCGCTTGAATCACAAGATATTGAAATTGCTGAGAAAGTTATCCGTGAAGGAAGGTGTTTAGTATTAGCTTTCAATAAATGTGATGATAAAAAAGCACAAGAGAAAGTTAAAAGAGCGATGCGAGATAAGCTGAATTATAATGCAAGATTTCTTGAGTTTGCCCCTATGGCGTTTTTATCGGCACAAAACCGCATTAGTATTTTTTCACCAATTGAAGAAGCTTTAAAAGTTTATAAAGAGTGGAATCAGGAACTTAACAAACGCACCCTCAATGAATGGCTTGAATTTGTAACGCAAGAGCATCCGCTTCCTCTTGCAAAAAGTGGACGCAGGGTAAAAATTAAGTATATTAGGCAAATTAACACAAGGCCCCCTATATTTTTACTATTCACAAACCATCCCGAAGATATTAAGGAAGACTATCAAAGATATATGGTTAAATCTTTAAGAGAATGCTTTAACCTACCGCATACACCTATCAGGTTTATGTTTAGAAAAACAGACAATCCTTACGCAAGTGATAAGTAA
- a CDS encoding DNA topoisomerase IV subunit A, whose amino-acid sequence MEKNKIITQDFNDVLGERYLSYALSTIMSRSLPDVRDGLKPVHRRLLYAMLELKLDPKSGYKKCARVVGDVIGKFHPHGDQSVYDALVRLAQSFSLRYPLIEGQGNFGSIDGDNAAAMRYTESRLTDIAMHLMQDISENTVEFRPTYDSSEDEPVVMPANFPNLLANGSEGIAVGMATSVPPHNLEEICNAILALIENPKISDSEIASYIKGPDFPTGGIVIDTAENIRSIYETGRGSLRVRARWHKQTLAHGLYQIVITEIPYQVQKSKLIEKLADLLRDKKLVLINNIRDESAEDIRIVIEPKNRSVEAETIMESLFKSTDLEVRFNYNMNVLDANLVPGLMGVKGLVGSFLLHRVEVVTKRSQFRLDKINNRLHILDALMIAYLNIDEVIRIIREEDEPKAIMMKKWHLSDIQCEAILNMRLRSLRKLEEVEIKKEQDSLSKDKAILEKILGSEKELLKVIKKEITELKTKFGESSAIGKRRTDIIYGEISHTEIDINAFIEKEPLTVIISKMGWIRSVKGFDADSSEFKFKDGDDLLFHFNAYTTDKIIMASNKGRFFTILADRVPKGKGFGEPIRVYIDLEADNQIMYAQALDPMAKLLLVADNAKGFIVPEESLVAQTKTGKQVFDTGANNLIKIINITHDSIAVIGQNRKMLVFPIEQIPAMKKGQGVSLQKYKDGTISDIINFNLADGLSWKFKSRNYHEKDLLPWQGNRAGSGRIAPTGFPMDNKFTM is encoded by the coding sequence TTGGAAAAAAATAAAATAATTACACAAGATTTTAATGATGTATTAGGTGAACGTTATTTATCTTATGCGCTTTCTACCATTATGTCACGTTCTCTTCCTGATGTACGCGATGGTCTTAAGCCAGTTCATAGAAGGCTTTTGTACGCCATGCTGGAGTTAAAGCTTGACCCTAAATCAGGCTATAAAAAATGCGCCCGCGTAGTAGGTGACGTAATCGGTAAATTTCACCCACACGGTGATCAGTCTGTTTATGATGCTTTAGTAAGACTTGCCCAGTCTTTTAGCTTACGATATCCACTTATTGAAGGTCAGGGCAACTTTGGATCAATTGACGGTGATAATGCGGCGGCAATGCGTTATACTGAGTCACGCCTTACAGATATTGCAATGCACCTTATGCAGGATATATCAGAAAATACTGTAGAATTTAGACCAACATATGACTCATCAGAAGATGAGCCTGTTGTAATGCCTGCAAATTTCCCAAATTTACTTGCAAATGGAAGTGAAGGAATTGCAGTTGGTATGGCAACTAGTGTGCCTCCGCATAATTTAGAAGAAATTTGTAACGCTATTTTAGCCCTTATTGAAAATCCTAAAATATCAGATAGTGAAATAGCATCGTATATTAAAGGTCCGGATTTTCCTACTGGCGGTATTGTTATTGATACAGCAGAAAATATCCGCAGCATTTATGAAACAGGTAGAGGATCGCTAAGAGTTAGAGCAAGGTGGCATAAACAAACATTAGCTCATGGTCTTTATCAAATTGTAATTACTGAAATTCCTTATCAGGTTCAAAAATCAAAGCTGATTGAAAAACTAGCCGACTTACTAAGAGATAAAAAATTAGTACTTATCAACAACATACGTGATGAATCAGCCGAAGATATAAGGATTGTTATAGAGCCAAAAAATCGCTCTGTAGAAGCAGAAACCATTATGGAATCACTGTTTAAGTCAACTGATCTTGAGGTACGCTTTAACTATAATATGAACGTACTCGATGCTAATTTAGTTCCAGGACTTATGGGCGTTAAAGGATTGGTTGGATCATTCTTATTACACCGAGTTGAAGTAGTTACAAAGCGTTCGCAATTTCGCCTTGATAAAATAAATAACAGGCTTCATATACTTGATGCGTTAATGATAGCTTATTTAAATATAGATGAAGTCATTAGAATTATCAGAGAAGAAGATGAGCCAAAAGCTATAATGATGAAAAAATGGCACCTATCTGATATTCAGTGCGAAGCCATTTTAAACATGAGATTAAGATCCCTTCGTAAACTTGAAGAAGTTGAAATCAAAAAAGAGCAAGATAGTTTATCAAAAGATAAGGCGATTTTAGAAAAGATTTTAGGTAGCGAAAAAGAATTACTTAAAGTTATCAAAAAAGAAATTACTGAGCTTAAAACTAAATTTGGCGAAAGTTCTGCAATAGGCAAACGCCGTACAGATATTATTTATGGCGAAATTTCCCATACTGAAATCGATATTAATGCATTTATTGAAAAAGAACCACTAACGGTTATTATCAGTAAAATGGGCTGGATAAGGTCGGTTAAAGGCTTTGATGCAGATTCAAGCGAGTTTAAATTCAAAGATGGCGACGATCTTCTATTCCATTTTAATGCCTATACTACTGATAAAATTATTATGGCATCTAATAAAGGTAGATTCTTTACAATTCTTGCTGACCGCGTTCCAAAAGGTAAAGGTTTTGGTGAGCCAATCAGGGTTTATATTGATTTAGAAGCTGATAACCAAATTATGTATGCGCAGGCACTTGATCCAATGGCTAAATTATTACTAGTTGCTGATAATGCTAAAGGTTTTATAGTTCCAGAGGAATCGCTCGTTGCCCAAACAAAAACTGGTAAACAGGTATTTGATACAGGTGCGAATAACCTAATTAAAATTATTAATATTACTCATGATAGTATTGCAGTCATAGGTCAGAACCGCAAAATGTTGGTTTTCCCTATAGAGCAAATTCCTGCTATGAAAAAAGGCCAGGGCGTTAGCTTACAAAAATATAAAGATGGAACAATATCGGATATTATCAACTTTAATTTAGCCGATGGTCTTTCATGGAAGTTTAAGTCACGTAATTATCATGAAAAGGATTTATTACCATGGCAGGGTAACCGTGCAGGAAGCGGACGTATCGCCCCTACAGGATTCCCTATGGATAATAAGTTTACCATGTAG